In Trichocoleus desertorum NBK24, the following are encoded in one genomic region:
- a CDS encoding FecR domain-containing protein: MSRKLALFLALMLSGVSIGSLAQPANAQTPLTRAVIQALRNRVRLMQKNRPVRSAQVSDAIAPGDALSTARASLAELRFNDGSLARVGEQAVFRFVPNARTFQLSNGTMLLLIPPGRGPTGVRTPNAAAGIKGSALFVRYIPETDTTLVGALTNNPQGPMVIYNRDGSQSQGLRAGQLAVVVKNRIENIYDFDLNTFYETSDLVKGLNLTQKDSTTPSDEAIAAVRAETVEALQDQSPFKEANVVENPAFVRLPSDSADFPVNNLDRVFNPLDVRRVVEAGEVQSEQTPASSQENESSAGGMPVTGVTPPATQPASGPATAAQGQPPSQAPSGPTVSPLSPPAPAASTPTAPVVPAPTSNPSQPTVPATPVVPPAAQEPGRPPVPAPQVPVVPVVTQPTVPATPVVPPAAQEPGRPPVPAPQVPVVPVITQPTVPATPVVPPAAQEPGRPPAPAPQVPVVPVITQPTVPATPVVPPAAQEPGRPPAPAPAPQPPTQNPGPPIMIEPLPGGSVVPIDLSLPPIPPTTPGPSNPPGPPVSPTPPVDVPPTPVDVPPTPPVDVPPTPPVDVPPTPPVDVPPTPVDVPPTPPVDAPPTPPVDAPSVTDQPPNGGPATGGGFPGGGATGGNFPGGGATGGNFPGRANGGNFPGRAPLNR, encoded by the coding sequence ATGTCTCGAAAATTAGCTCTGTTCCTTGCTCTGATGCTGTCGGGTGTGAGTATTGGGAGCTTGGCACAACCTGCTAACGCTCAAACTCCTCTAACCCGTGCTGTCATTCAGGCACTTCGTAATCGTGTGCGCTTAATGCAAAAAAACCGACCCGTCCGGTCGGCCCAGGTTTCTGACGCGATCGCGCCTGGTGATGCATTATCAACAGCTCGTGCTTCTCTCGCAGAGTTGCGCTTTAATGATGGTTCTTTAGCTCGTGTCGGTGAGCAAGCCGTTTTTCGTTTCGTACCCAACGCACGGACATTCCAGCTCTCCAACGGTACGATGCTGCTTCTGATTCCACCGGGGCGTGGCCCCACAGGGGTTCGAACTCCTAACGCGGCTGCGGGAATTAAGGGGTCAGCCTTGTTTGTGAGGTATATTCCTGAGACCGATACCACTCTAGTGGGGGCACTGACTAATAACCCACAGGGACCGATGGTGATCTACAACCGGGACGGTTCCCAAAGTCAGGGCTTACGAGCTGGACAGCTAGCAGTTGTGGTCAAGAACCGGATTGAAAATATCTATGACTTTGACCTCAACACCTTTTATGAAACCAGTGATCTGGTTAAAGGGCTGAACCTAACCCAAAAAGATTCTACGACTCCCTCTGATGAGGCGATCGCGGCAGTTCGAGCTGAGACAGTGGAAGCTTTGCAGGATCAGTCTCCTTTTAAGGAAGCAAATGTAGTAGAGAACCCAGCGTTTGTTCGCTTACCCTCTGACTCAGCCGACTTCCCCGTTAACAACCTCGACAGAGTTTTCAATCCGTTAGATGTGCGTCGAGTCGTAGAAGCCGGGGAAGTGCAGTCTGAACAAACCCCAGCATCTTCACAGGAAAACGAGAGTTCTGCTGGAGGGATGCCTGTTACTGGGGTTACACCACCTGCTACCCAACCAGCCTCTGGGCCAGCCACCGCTGCTCAAGGTCAACCCCCCAGTCAAGCCCCCAGCGGGCCAACTGTTAGTCCACTTTCTCCGCCCGCTCCAGCAGCTTCTACACCCACTGCACCAGTAGTTCCAGCACCAACGTCTAACCCTTCTCAGCCAACAGTACCTGCAACTCCTGTAGTGCCTCCGGCGGCTCAAGAGCCAGGAAGACCTCCTGTTCCTGCTCCTCAGGTTCCTGTTGTCCCCGTTGTCACGCAACCAACAGTACCTGCAACTCCTGTAGTGCCTCCAGCAGCTCAAGAGCCAGGAAGACCTCCTGTTCCTGCTCCTCAGGTTCCTGTTGTCCCCGTTATCACGCAACCAACAGTACCTGCAACTCCTGTAGTGCCTCCGGCAGCTCAAGAGCCAGGAAGACCTCCTGCTCCTGCTCCTCAGGTTCCTGTTGTCCCCGTTATCACGCAACCAACAGTACCTGCAACTCCTGTAGTGCCCCCGGCAGCTCAAGAGCCAGGAAGACCTCCTGCTCCTGCTCCTGCTCCTCAACCACCAACCCAGAATCCGGGTCCACCTATAATGATTGAGCCTTTGCCAGGTGGCTCAGTTGTGCCCATTGATTTATCTTTACCACCGATTCCCCCAACCACTCCTGGCCCCAGCAATCCACCTGGGCCTCCAGTCTCTCCAACCCCTCCAGTGGATGTGCCTCCAACCCCAGTGGATGTGCCTCCAACCCCTCCAGTGGATGTGCCTCCAACCCCTCCAGTGGATGTGCCTCCAACCCCTCCAGTGGATGTGCCTCCAACCCCAGTGGATGTGCCTCCAACCCCTCCAGTGGATGCGCCTCCAACCCCTCCAGTGGATGCGCCTTCAGTTACCGATCAACCACCTAATGGTGGCCCAGCAACCGGAGGTGGGTTCCCTGGTGGTGGCGCAACCGGAGGTAACTTCCCTGGTGGTGGTGCAACTGGCGGTAACTTCCCTGGTAGAGCCAATGGTGGGAATTTTCCGGGTCGAGCCCCATTAAACAGGTAA